One window of Meiothermus sp. Pnk-1 genomic DNA carries:
- a CDS encoding tetratricopeptide repeat protein, with protein sequence MTQPATHWLLHLEALRPYLSGRDHRGKRGSLRWLEAAVAERGGKAGTVRNILYKDLGAPEEKLRLFEVIAELYQEAGLEPPTPPLELGVESARRSLGRDKRRILRLFTKALHQGHCPQMVVVGGAATGKGVLLSAVQKAVPKSLMVNLGGELAQQLYPLSERLGVQDKLEALLAQLSPTQPYALKAALQGELRQALAEALNRQGLPLLLRAEADGQLSGLPLRNLEGERVNLSVWLEPLLRALSVPYLAALTEPPPTLPYQMLSPPTREESRRFVKDQLPDLPAERVDALVNQAGRNFGELQRLVLLEIAMAAAHTRPQSPSRSADLSQDPKLRPILQALAVLSPEADPAVPIPLLEQALGRRLEQLSQAERALFQPVGEGQVRPTLRKLLPTHIPEKEAQRLHRLALRYFSGGNLFRQLYHARGANELEFLLALLAQDPSRLSLLPGLWAESAGWNRAADRQRRGPGGPSLRERLATILVRYRAVLGQYAHPEALEALALLTQSPDPELRVWAKVKSAEAQIDAGDYARALEEAPPEHELQGEVEAEGLLVRAALERWRGDYARAEGYVRRALALPTPPFLSDRVRLWQGLVAKDAGRFEEALEALSQVGHEPLLVGRARYQMGDLLMRIGRAEEAARYIREALENLESHHAPREEIARVRARLGTAHRRLGQYEEAARLLYQAIQEAPDPFTRTRAQSEASILESARGHPWEALQLAALAERYLRTTAERPSEARYRHLRTRLRLATAYWVAETNHPYRPPFRGGGKAPQALGLLETLWAELCEETPSSDRYTALRLDTAQMLALLRPAEEAQGLLRPFLGLSDPYHRTQARLSYAEALGRSGRWGEVLAQLLQMDPTPPLPDPGLLAWRIALEAQALLGLGQEEAARRRTLEACSLPEPFRAQVGRVLGALWPVEALQAWIGTLAPLTPADALALWLTTSSHP encoded by the coding sequence ATGACCCAACCCGCTACACACTGGCTTTTGCACCTCGAGGCCCTGCGCCCGTATCTGTCTGGCCGGGATCATCGGGGGAAAAGGGGGTCCTTGCGCTGGCTCGAGGCGGCCGTCGCGGAGCGCGGGGGTAAGGCCGGAACGGTGCGGAACATCCTGTACAAAGACCTGGGGGCCCCCGAGGAAAAGCTGCGGCTTTTCGAGGTGATCGCGGAGCTATACCAGGAGGCCGGGCTCGAGCCCCCCACCCCGCCCCTCGAGCTGGGGGTGGAGTCGGCGCGGCGGTCGCTGGGGCGGGATAAGCGCCGCATCCTGCGGCTTTTCACCAAGGCCCTACACCAGGGCCACTGCCCCCAGATGGTGGTCGTGGGCGGGGCGGCCACCGGCAAAGGGGTGCTGCTCTCGGCGGTACAGAAAGCCGTGCCCAAGAGCCTGATGGTCAACCTGGGCGGCGAGCTGGCGCAACAGCTATACCCGCTCTCGGAGCGGCTAGGGGTGCAAGACAAGCTCGAGGCCCTGCTGGCGCAGCTCTCCCCCACCCAGCCCTATGCCCTCAAAGCCGCCCTGCAAGGCGAATTGCGCCAGGCCCTGGCGGAGGCCCTCAACCGGCAGGGCCTGCCCCTGCTGCTGCGGGCCGAGGCCGACGGACAGCTTTCCGGGCTACCCCTGCGCAACCTCGAGGGGGAACGGGTGAACCTCTCGGTCTGGCTCGAGCCTTTGCTGAGGGCGCTCTCGGTGCCCTACCTGGCGGCCCTGACCGAGCCGCCACCCACCCTTCCCTACCAGATGCTCTCCCCCCCCACCCGCGAGGAGTCCCGGCGCTTCGTAAAAGACCAGCTCCCCGACCTGCCCGCCGAGCGGGTAGACGCCCTGGTGAACCAGGCGGGGCGCAACTTTGGAGAGCTACAGCGGCTGGTGCTGCTGGAGATCGCGATGGCGGCGGCCCACACCCGCCCGCAGAGCCCCTCCCGGTCCGCCGACCTGAGCCAAGATCCCAAGCTGAGGCCGATCTTGCAAGCCCTGGCGGTGCTCTCGCCAGAAGCCGACCCTGCGGTGCCCATCCCCCTGTTGGAACAAGCGCTGGGGCGGCGGCTCGAACAGCTCTCCCAGGCCGAGCGGGCCCTTTTTCAGCCCGTGGGCGAAGGGCAGGTACGGCCCACGCTGCGCAAGCTACTCCCCACCCACATCCCGGAGAAAGAAGCGCAAAGGCTACACCGGCTGGCGCTGAGGTACTTTTCCGGGGGCAACCTTTTCCGCCAGCTGTACCATGCGCGGGGGGCGAACGAGCTGGAATTTTTGCTCGCGCTCCTGGCCCAGGACCCCTCGCGGCTTTCGCTGCTGCCTGGGCTATGGGCTGAGTCGGCAGGGTGGAACCGAGCCGCCGACCGGCAACGCCGGGGGCCTGGCGGCCCTTCGCTGCGCGAGCGGCTGGCGACCATCCTGGTGCGCTACCGGGCGGTGCTGGGGCAGTACGCCCACCCGGAAGCCCTGGAAGCCCTGGCGCTGCTGACCCAGTCGCCGGACCCCGAGCTGCGGGTATGGGCCAAGGTAAAGTCCGCCGAGGCCCAGATCGACGCAGGAGACTACGCCCGGGCCCTGGAGGAGGCCCCGCCCGAGCATGAGCTACAAGGAGAGGTGGAGGCCGAGGGGCTCTTGGTGCGGGCGGCCCTCGAGCGCTGGCGCGGCGACTATGCCCGGGCCGAAGGGTATGTGCGGCGAGCCTTGGCGCTGCCCACGCCGCCCTTTCTGTCGGACCGGGTACGGCTGTGGCAGGGCCTGGTGGCCAAGGACGCCGGGCGCTTCGAGGAGGCGCTCGAGGCCCTCTCCCAGGTAGGCCACGAACCGCTTCTGGTGGGCCGGGCCCGCTACCAGATGGGCGATTTGCTGATGCGGATCGGGCGCGCCGAAGAGGCCGCCCGCTACATCCGGGAAGCGTTGGAAAACCTGGAGAGCCACCACGCGCCTCGCGAGGAGATCGCCCGGGTGCGGGCCCGGCTGGGCACCGCCCACCGCCGCTTGGGGCAGTACGAGGAGGCCGCGCGGCTCTTGTACCAGGCCATCCAGGAAGCCCCCGATCCCTTCACCCGCACCCGCGCCCAGAGCGAGGCCAGCATCCTGGAATCGGCCCGGGGGCATCCCTGGGAGGCCCTACAACTGGCCGCCCTGGCCGAGCGCTACCTGCGCACCACCGCCGAGCGTCCCAGCGAGGCCCGCTACCGCCACCTGCGCACCCGGCTGCGGCTGGCCACCGCCTACTGGGTCGCCGAGACCAATCATCCCTACCGGCCCCCGTTCCGCGGCGGGGGAAAGGCCCCCCAGGCGCTCGGGCTGTTGGAAACCCTCTGGGCCGAGCTATGCGAGGAGACCCCCAGCAGCGACCGCTATACCGCCCTCCGGCTCGACACCGCGCAGATGCTGGCCCTGCTCAGGCCCGCCGAGGAGGCGCAAGGCCTGCTGCGGCCCTTCCTGGGGCTCAGCGACCCTTACCACCGCACCCAGGCCCGCCTCTCCTACGCTGAGGCCCTCGGCCGGTCCGGGCGGTGGGGTGAGGTGCTGGCGCAGCTACTCCAGATGGACCCCACCCCTCCCCTGCCCGACCCCGGCCTCCTGGCCTGGAGGATCGCCCTCGAGGCCCAAGCCCTGCTGGGGCTGGGCCAGGAGGAGGCCGCCCGACGGCGCACCCTGGAGGCCTGCTCGCTCCCGGAACCTTTCCGCGCCCAGGTTGGGCGGGTGCTGGGGGCGCTGTGGCCGGTCGAAGCCCTCCAGGCCTGGATCGGCACCCTGGCCCCGCTGACCCCTGCGGATGCCCTGGCCCTCTGGCTGACGACCTCTTCGCACCCCTAG
- the aceA gene encoding isocitrate lyase has product MNLTPEMKLEAEKLRKEWQSDPRWQGIKRDYTAEDVVRLRPSLQVEHTLARRGAERLWELLHERPYVNTFGAYTGAQAVQMVKAGLEAIYLSGWQVAADANLAAQTYPDQSLYPANSVPQVVRRINNALMRADQIERSEGKGGRYWYAPIVADAEAGFGGPLNAFELMKSMIEAGAAGVHWEDQLSSEKKCGHLGGKVLIPTSQHIRTLQAARLAADVLGVPTLIIARTDAEAATLLTSDVDERDRPFVTGERTPEGFYRVRNGLEPCITRALAYAPYADLLWMETSTPDLEVARKFAEAVHREFPGKMLAYNCSPSFNWKKNLDDATIARFQRELGAMGYKFQFITLAGWHSLNYRTFELAKDYKERGMSAFVELQQLEFAAEKDGFTAVKHQREVGAGYFDEVLLAITAGQASTAALVGSTEEAQFH; this is encoded by the coding sequence ATGAACCTGACCCCAGAGATGAAGCTGGAAGCTGAGAAGCTGCGCAAGGAGTGGCAGAGCGATCCCCGCTGGCAAGGGATCAAGCGCGACTACACCGCCGAGGACGTGGTGCGGCTGCGGCCTAGCCTCCAGGTCGAGCATACCCTGGCCCGGCGGGGGGCCGAGCGGCTGTGGGAGCTGTTGCACGAGCGGCCCTACGTCAACACCTTCGGGGCCTACACCGGGGCCCAGGCGGTGCAGATGGTCAAGGCCGGCCTCGAGGCCATCTACCTCTCGGGCTGGCAGGTGGCGGCCGACGCCAACCTGGCCGCGCAGACCTATCCCGACCAGTCGCTCTACCCCGCCAACTCGGTGCCGCAGGTGGTGCGGCGCATCAATAACGCCCTGATGCGGGCCGACCAGATCGAGCGGAGCGAGGGCAAGGGCGGGCGCTACTGGTACGCCCCCATCGTGGCCGACGCCGAGGCCGGGTTCGGCGGTCCCTTGAACGCCTTCGAGCTGATGAAGAGCATGATCGAGGCGGGGGCCGCCGGGGTGCACTGGGAGGACCAGCTTTCCAGCGAGAAGAAGTGCGGCCACCTGGGCGGCAAGGTGCTCATCCCCACCTCCCAGCACATCCGCACCCTCCAGGCCGCCCGCCTGGCCGCCGACGTGCTGGGCGTGCCCACCCTGATCATCGCCCGCACCGACGCCGAGGCGGCTACCCTGCTCACCTCTGACGTGGACGAGCGCGACCGGCCCTTCGTGACCGGCGAGCGCACCCCGGAGGGCTTCTACCGGGTGCGCAATGGCCTCGAGCCCTGCATCACCCGGGCTTTGGCCTACGCCCCCTACGCCGACCTGTTGTGGATGGAGACCTCCACCCCCGACCTGGAGGTGGCCCGCAAGTTCGCTGAGGCCGTGCACCGGGAGTTCCCCGGCAAGATGCTGGCCTACAACTGCTCGCCCAGCTTCAACTGGAAGAAAAACCTCGACGACGCGACCATCGCCCGCTTCCAAAGGGAGCTGGGGGCGATGGGCTACAAGTTCCAGTTCATCACCCTGGCCGGCTGGCACAGCCTCAACTACCGCACCTTCGAGCTGGCCAAGGACTACAAAGAGCGCGGCATGAGCGCCTTCGTGGAGTTGCAGCAACTGGAGTTCGCCGCCGAGAAGGATGGCTTCACCGCGGTCAAGCACCAGCGCGAGGTGGGGGCAGGCTACTTCGACGAGGTGCTCTTGGCCATCACCGCCGGCCAGGCCTCCACCGCGGCCCTGGTGGGCTCCACCGAGGAAGCGCAGTTTCATTGA